A genome region from Excalfactoria chinensis isolate bCotChi1 chromosome 26, bCotChi1.hap2, whole genome shotgun sequence includes the following:
- the NDUFA11 gene encoding NADH dehydrogenase [ubiquinone] 1 alpha subcomplex subunit 11, producing the protein MAGYWDGPEGERCPERTWLTTRVGAAAGLLGSAYRIILLRPGSALAALQMAASDTVTMATLGAVFGLTTCLSAQVREEPESPLDYFIGGCATGAALGARAHSYMTGTVACLGFGTTAALMKIGNKEGWRLTGPPRL; encoded by the exons ATGGCGGGCTACTGGGACGGCCCCGAGGGCGAGCGCTGCCCGGAGCGCACCTGGCTGACCACGAGGGTGGGCGCCGCCGCCG GCCTGCTCGGCTCGGCCTATCGCATCATCCTGCTGCGGCCCGGCTCCGCGCTCGCTGCGCTGCAGATGGCGGCGTCGGACACGGTGACGATGG CTACGCTGGGCGCCGTGTTCGGGCTGACCACCTGCCTCAGCGCTCAGGTGCGGGAGGAGCCCGAGAGCCCCTTGGACTATTTCATTGGGGGCTGCGCCACAGGAGCTGCCTTGGGAGCCAGAG CTCACAGTTACATGACCGGAACCGTCGCGTGTTTGGGCTTCGGAACCACTGCTGCATTGATGAAGATAGGGAATAAGGAAGGCTGGAGGCTGACGGGGCCTCCCAGGCTGTAA
- the GP1BA gene encoding platelet glycoprotein Ib alpha chain: MAVRFPALLPLILAALQPTAVPAEPPCPWEMNKVKDIVEVNCTGRDLGAVPAGLPEDTGILLLNANRLPSVSTAAFRPLPALQDLDLSDNGLRAVHAEVPLPSLKELLLSRNALEALPALQGLPALTRLALAHNRLQALPPAAFGAVPLLQDLDLRGNALRTLPEDAFAELRALKDLDLSDNALEELPGGLLRDLERLETLWLSGNRLRALPAGFFPEGHLFAYVFLTDNPWRCDCDLLYLRSWILNNQGSVYEPERGLGKLKVELAPEKVLCLGPPEHQLKPIIRFKPNCGHVGDAEEEDYDYYDEERTPVTSPGNSLPPTYPPSSEAPTTAPRALTQPPPTSISPPLSTFAGPSLTPTSSLTSPARTAASSSTPPASASSTITPPSTVQPPQPPSTAPVGGSAPPSSTHSPVSLPPAPSTSSHPQSPLTSRALTTPIEALSAGPSALPSPTSPQGTSATSSPAALLVPSATLSIHTPTLPAPLDPSRIPHPSPPPPPPLLCPCSTPAQPPSVLHSQTGVKGLRWEHRVLSHCCLLRWLLSLACLALLLLSVLPLACCLAWMCLTSQHDLLQAQEMQHPLLRWENSAESHTTHLSIFRSPQQRSTFCTTKEVELCPEVATSCTYCTIKDLGVQRCPPAKSFCTTKELWIHHSPVNASPSPFPTELTATKPSSLRSPSAYSLDREVGAEYAASTL, translated from the exons ATG GCCGTGCGGTTCCCCGCTCTGCTCCCGCTGATCCtcgcagccctgcagcccacgGCCGTCCCCGCGGAGCCGCCCTGCCCGTGGGAGATGAACAAGGTGAAGGACATCGTGGAGGTGAACTGCACCGGGCGGGATCTCGGCGCGGTGCCCGCCGGGCTGCCCGAGGACACGGGCATCCTGCTGCTCAACGCCAACCGCCTGCCGTCCGTCTCCACCGCCGCCTTCCGGCCGCTGCCCGCCCTGCAGGACCTCGACCTGTCCGACAACGGCCTGCGGGCCGTGCACGCCGAGGTGCCGCTGCCGAGcctgaaggagctgctgctgtcccgCAACGCGCTGGAGGCGCTGCCCGCCCTGCAGGGTCTGCCCGCGCTCACCCGCCTGGCCCTGGCTCACAACCGGCTTCAGGCTCTGCCCCCCGCGGCCTTCGGCGCCGTGCCGCTGCTGCAGGACCTGGACCTGCGGGGCAACGCGCTGCGGACGCTCCCCGAGGACGCCTTCGCGGAGCTGCGGGCGCTGAAGGACTTGGATCTGTCAGACAACGCCCTGGAGGAGCTCCCCGGCGGGCTGCTGCGGGACCTGGAGCGGCTGGAGACGCTGTGGCTGTCGGGGAACCGGCTCCGCGCGCTGCCCGCCGGCTTCTTCCCCGAGGGGCACCTCTTCGCCTACGTCTTCCTCACCGACAACCCCTGGCGCTGCGACTGCGACCTGCTCTACCTGCGCTCCTGGATCCTGAACAACCAGGGCAGCGTCTACGAGCCCGAGCGCGGCCTGGGGAAGCTGAAGGTGGAGCTGGCCCCGGAGAAGGTGCTGTGCCTCGGCCCCCCCGAGCACCAGCTGAAGCCCATCATCCGCTTCAAGCCCAACTGCGGCCACGTGGGGGATGCGGAAGAGGAAGACTATGACTACTATGATGAGGAACGGACCCCTGTAACCTCCCCTGGGAACTCCTTGCCCCCAACGTATCCACCCAGCTCCGAAGCGCCCACCACGGCCCCGCGCGCTCTTACTCAGCCCCCTCCCACATCCATCAGTCCCCCCCTCTCCACCTTCGCTGGCCCCAGTCTCACCCCAACCTCTTCCCTTACCAGCCCTGCACGCACCGCAGCTTCCAGCTCCACCCCTCCTGCATCTGCCAGTTCCACCATCACCCCCCCCAGCACCGTGCAGCCCCCTCAgccccccagcactgcccctgTTGGTGGCTCTGCTCCCCCCAGCTCCACGCACAGCCCTGTCTCTCTGCCacctgctcccagcaccagcagccatCCTCAGAGCCCCCTCACCTCCCGCGCTCTCACGACGCCCATTGAAGCACTTTCTGCCGGTCCCTCAGCGCTGCCTTCCCCCACCAGCCCACAGGGCACTTCAGCCACATCttcacctgctgctctgctggtcCCCAGCGCCACGCTGTCCATTCACACCCCTACGCTGCCCGCTCCCCTGGACCCCTCACGCATCCCCCACccatcccccccacccccacctcccctGCTCTGCCCGTGCTCAactccagcacagcctccatCCGTGCTGCACTCACAGACGGGTGTGAAGGGTTTGCGCTGGGAGCACCGGGTGCTCAgccactgctgcctcctgcgCTGGCTGCTCTCCCTGGCCTGcttggctctgctgctcctgtccGTGCTGCCTTTAGCTTGCTGCCTGGCGTGGATGTGTCTGACAAGCCAACACGACTTGCTGCAGGCCCAAGAGATGCAGCATCCACTGCTGAGGTGGGAGAATTCAGCAGAAAGTCACACCACGCATCTCAGCATCTTCCGAAGCCCCCAGCAGCGCTCCACCTTCTGCACCACCAAGGAAGTCGAGCTGTGCCCTGAAGTTGCCACATCCTGCACTTACTGCACAATTAAAGACCTGGGGGTGCAGCGCTGCCCTCCTGCAAAGTCCTTCTGCACCACGAAGGAGCTGTGGATCCACCACAGCCCTGTGAATGCTTCACCCAGTCCTTTCCCCACGGAGCTGACGGCCACAAAGCCCAGCTCACTGCGGAGCCCTTCTGCTTACAGCCTGGACAGGGAGGTCGGGGCGGAATACGCTGCCAGCACCTTGTAA
- the KLHL33 gene encoding kelch-like protein 33: MWVTEGPAPDQWHLRDGDHARHFLAVAKDLRTAGQLVDVAVGPEGDVAHAVVLASVSSFFLCFLEDGTREMRRGPPSHIPLPPGATLGGWRALLAFAYEGTVPHGREREVEESARVLGAPRVAACATRLESDHQEEGPKALEEQWETLRAMEQLHASGLGCDLQLQAGDEVIPVQRLALSCSCDFFRALFTCPMREATHDPAAPLTTGLTPAELRLLLSFAYTGAVVGPWPAVLEAAETSLRYQAWGLLTLCMDVFTRGLTPETGLDVLAFAVAYGLAQVSRTAEDFVLATFPTVVATPAFLDLPAHLLIRLLRSDGLNVLHELEALEAASRWLKANGDGQQDLTKEVLSSVRFALMSGQELKKIPSVTAGVADPGLLRQLVLQSLAPTAQLPCRVRSLQEVLVVCGGDKLTPNMAARKPSRSLWFAHRYLSAVGLVKHVEWRALGQFPDGPRFRHAVAVVGNALYVLGGKRYYGVHDTLASVYRYQPMDNSWERLASMSCGRSYFAAVALEGSIFALGGSSGDLYCTDTVECYNVAADTWRRCQSLPMALCGHAACALDGALYVSGGCDDAYQCQTALLRYIPGAPATLLAPMNGQRAGHVMEEAGGQLYVAGGLCQRDGQTGYRDQLAFEVYSPKLDIWVLLSPLPHAHVVGGAAVLGGELLVLGGYSHETYRDTHLIHAYQPGARRWVTRGTLPHAYTDLQVCVLTVPPALRGPSCLEDPSRSPDALCNT; the protein is encoded by the exons ATGTGGGTCACGGAGGGGCCAGCCCCAGACCAGTGGCACCTGCGGGATGGGGACCACGCCAGGCACTTCCTGGCCGTGGCCAAAGATCTCCGCACCGCGGGACAGCTGGTGGATGTGGCCGTGGGCCCGGAGGGTGATGTGGCCCATGCTGTGGTCTTAGCCTCCGTCAGCTCCTTCTTCCTATGTTTCCTGGAGGACGGGACCCGAGAGATGCGCCGGGGACCCCCATCTCATATCCCCCTGCCACCAGGGGCCACACTGGGGGGCTGGCGAGCCCTCCTGGCCTTTGCCTATGAGGGAACTGTGCCCCAcggcagggagagggaggtggaAGAGTCCGCTCGTGTTCTGGGGGCCCCGCGGGTGGCTGCCTGCGCAACCCGGCTGGAGAGCGACCACCAGGAAGAGGGTCCCAAGGCCCTGGAGGAGCAGTGGGAGACGCTAAGAGCCATGGAGCAGCTCCACGCCAGCGGTCTGGGCTGCGacctccagctgcaggcaggggaTGAGGTCATCCCAG TTCAGCGActggccctgagctgctcctgtgaCTTCTTCCGGGCTCTCTTCACTTGCCCCATGCGGGAGGCGACCCACGACCCCGCCGCCCCGCTGACCACAGGACTGACCCCCGCGGAGCTgcgcctcctcctctcctttgcCTACACAGGGGCCGTGGTCGGGCCGTGGCCCGCGGTCCTGGAGGCAGCCGAGACCTCTCTGCGCTACCAGGCCTGGGGGCTGCTCACCCTCTGCATGGATGTTTTCACTCGTGGCCTGACCCCAGAAACCGGCCTGGACGTGCTGGCCTTTGCCGTGGCTTACGGGCTGGCCCAGGTGAGCCGCACAGCAGAGGACTTCGTCTTGGCCACCTTCCCTACCGTAGTGGCCACTCCAGCCTTCCTGGATCTTCCTGCCCACCTTCTGATCCGCCTCCTCCGCTCTGATGGTCTGAACGTCCTCCATGAACTGGAAGCTTTGGAAGCGGCATCCCGGTGGCTGAAGGCCAATGGAGATGGCCAGCAGGACCTAACCAAGGAAGTTCTGTCATCCGTTCGCTTTGCCCTCATGTCCGGTCAGGAGCTGAAGAAGATCCCATCGGTGACCGCGGGGGTGGCGGACCCGGGGCTCCTCCGCCAGCTGGTGCTGCAGAGTTTGGCCCCCACGGCCCAGCTGCCGTGCCGGGTGCGCTCCTTGCAGGAGGTGCTGGTGGTTTGTGGAGGAGACAAACTGACGCCCAACATGGCTGCCCGGAAGCCCAGCAGGAGCCTCTGGTTTGCCCACCGCTACCTCAGCGCCGTGGGGCTGGTGAAGCACGTGGAGTGGAGGGCGCTGGGGCAATTTCCCGACGGCCCTCGCTTCCGCCATGCTGTGGCTGTGGTAGGCAACGCTCTCTACGTCCTGGGTGGAAAGCGCTACTACGGGGTCCATGACACCCTGGCCAGTGTCTACAG GTATCAGCCCATGGACAATTCCTGGGAGCGCCTGGCCAGCATGAGCTGTGGGCGAAGCTACTTTGCTGCTGTGGCACTCGAGGGCTCCATCTTTGCCCTGGGGGGCAGCTCAGGTGATCTCTACTGCACGGACACTGTGGAGTGTTATAATGTGGCTGCTGACACCTGGAG GAGGTGCCAGTCGCTGCCAATGGCTCTGTGTGGACACGCGGCGTGTGCCCTGGATGGTGCCCTCTATGTGTCAGGGGGGTGCGATGATGCGTACCAGTGCCAGACAGCCCTTCTGCGCTACATCCCAGGTGCACCAGCCACACTCCTGGCCCCTATGAACGGCCAGCGAGCTGGACACGTCATGGAGGAGGCGGGTGGGCAGCTCTACGTGGCCGGGGGGCTGTGCCAGCGGGATGGGCAGACTGGCTACAGGGACCAGCTGGCCTTTGAAGTCTACAGCCCCAAGTTAGATATCTGGGTCCTCCTCAGCCCTTTGCCCCACGCCCATGTAGTGGGgggtgcagctgtgctgggaggggagCTGCTCGTACTTGGAGGGTACAGCCATGAAACATACCGGGACACACACTTGATCCACGCCTACCAGCCGGGTGCCCGGCGCTGGGTCACCCGGGGCACTTTGCCCCACGCCTACACCGACCTCCAGGTGTGTGTCCTCACTGTGCCCCCAGCACTCCGTGGCCCCAGTTGCCTCGAGGACCCCTCGAGATCACCTGATGCCCTCTGTAACACGTAG